In Pseudomonas putida, a genomic segment contains:
- the flgF gene encoding flagellar basal-body rod protein FlgF, which produces MDKMLYVAMTGASQNALAQKAHANNLANVSTNGFQRDLEQARSMPVFGETLPSRAFAMTERPATDFDHGPLIETGRELDVAVDGDGWIAVQAPDGSEAYTRTGSLNIDSLGVLRTGNGMAVLGNGGPIAIPPEEHVEVGSDGTISIRSLGESPSVMAEVDRIKLVKPDLSTLSKGTDGLIHSSTGQPLVADASVKVVSGFLEGSNVNAVDEMTSIMALSRQFELQIKMMTAAKENDESMARVLQLS; this is translated from the coding sequence GTGGACAAGATGCTGTACGTGGCCATGACCGGCGCCAGCCAGAATGCGCTGGCGCAAAAGGCCCATGCCAACAACCTGGCTAACGTATCGACCAATGGTTTCCAGCGTGACCTGGAGCAGGCTCGCTCGATGCCGGTGTTCGGCGAAACCTTGCCCTCGCGCGCCTTCGCCATGACCGAACGGCCGGCCACCGATTTCGACCACGGCCCGTTGATCGAAACCGGGCGTGAGCTCGATGTCGCGGTCGACGGCGATGGCTGGATCGCGGTCCAGGCCCCTGACGGCAGCGAGGCCTACACCCGCACCGGCAGCCTCAATATCGACTCCCTGGGTGTGCTGCGTACCGGCAACGGCATGGCCGTGCTCGGCAACGGCGGGCCGATCGCGATTCCGCCGGAGGAGCACGTCGAAGTCGGCTCGGACGGCACCATCAGCATTCGCTCCCTGGGCGAGAGCCCATCGGTGATGGCCGAGGTCGACCGGATCAAGTTGGTCAAGCCCGACCTCTCCACCCTGAGCAAAGGCACCGATGGACTGATCCACAGCAGTACCGGTCAGCCCCTCGTGGCGGACGCCTCGGTGAAGGTGGTTTCCGGTTTCCTCGAGGGCAGCAACGTCAACGCGGTCGACGAGATGACCTCGATCATGGCGCTGTCCCGGCAGTTCGAGCTGCAGATTAAGATGATGACTGCAGCCAAGGAAAACGACGAATCGATGGCGCGGGTGCTGCAGCTCAGCTGA
- the flgE gene encoding flagellar hook protein FlgE, with product MSFNIGLSGLNAAATSLDVTGNNIANVGTTGFKSARAEFGDLYANSLFLGGSRYTVGSGVTTQAISQQFTQGNVSTTGASLDLAINGNGFFITSNNGSTTYTRAGAFGTDSSGNIVDASGNRLQGYGVDADGNVVEGILTDLTVSTAAVAPKASTSLSETLNLNSSDTVPTETPFDASDTDTYNYTFSTDIYDSQGNAHSLSQYFVKTDQNTWTMYVTVDGVNPADPTSTTPYSADLTFNSAGTLTASTSSDFTVDSLGNLTLTDWVPAAKNAAGTMASNGASAATDGVTIDMSATSQYNATSAVTAKSQDGYAPGNLSSLSIDSDGNLFGTYSNGQSKVIGQVALANFANVQGLTPVGGTGWKESYASGVPVVGAPNTGVMGELTAGALEDSNVDLTSELVNLIKAQSNYQANAKTISTESTIMQTILQMT from the coding sequence ATGTCGTTCAATATCGGTCTCAGTGGCCTCAACGCAGCCGCCACCAGCCTGGATGTCACGGGTAACAACATCGCCAACGTTGGCACCACCGGTTTCAAGTCGGCGCGTGCCGAGTTCGGCGACCTTTACGCCAACTCCCTGTTCCTGGGCGGTTCGCGCTACACCGTCGGTAGTGGTGTAACGACCCAGGCGATTTCCCAGCAGTTCACACAGGGCAACGTCAGCACCACCGGTGCCAGTCTGGACCTGGCCATCAATGGCAACGGTTTCTTCATCACCAGCAACAACGGCTCGACCACCTATACCCGTGCCGGTGCCTTCGGTACCGATAGCTCGGGCAACATCGTCGATGCCAGCGGCAACCGCCTGCAGGGTTATGGTGTGGATGCCGATGGTAACGTTGTTGAAGGTATTCTGACCGATCTGACCGTAAGCACTGCAGCGGTGGCCCCCAAGGCCAGCACCAGCCTGAGCGAAACGCTGAACCTCAATTCGTCGGACACCGTGCCCACCGAAACCCCGTTCGATGCCTCGGACACCGACACCTACAACTACACCTTCAGTACCGACATCTACGACAGCCAAGGCAACGCCCACAGTCTGAGCCAGTACTTCGTCAAGACTGACCAGAATACCTGGACCATGTACGTGACCGTCGATGGCGTGAACCCGGCCGATCCGACGTCCACCACACCTTACAGTGCTGATCTGACATTCAACTCGGCAGGTACCTTGACCGCGTCGACCAGTTCCGATTTCACCGTCGACAGCTTGGGCAACCTGACCCTGACCGACTGGGTTCCGGCCGCCAAGAACGCTGCCGGCACCATGGCCAGCAACGGTGCCTCGGCAGCGACCGATGGCGTGACCATCGACATGTCGGCGACCAGCCAATACAACGCCACCTCGGCGGTGACCGCCAAGTCCCAGGATGGCTACGCGCCGGGTAACCTGTCGTCGCTGTCGATCGACTCCGACGGCAACCTGTTCGGTACCTACAGCAACGGTCAGTCGAAGGTCATCGGTCAGGTTGCATTGGCCAACTTCGCCAACGTCCAGGGTCTGACTCCGGTTGGTGGTACTGGCTGGAAAGAGTCGTACGCCTCGGGTGTGCCGGTTGTAGGCGCGCCGAATACCGGTGTGATGGGGGAGTTGACTGCCGGGGCCCTGGAAGACTCCAACGTCGACCTTACCTCCGAACTGGTCAACCTGATCAAGGCCCAGAGCAACTACCAGGCCAACGCCAAGACCATTTCCACCGAAAGCACCATCATGCAAACCATCCTCCAGATGACCTGA
- the flgK gene encoding flagellar hook-associated protein FlgK, which produces MSNLISIGLSGLSASQSALTTTSNNITNVATSGYSRQQTVNSAGALQSIGGAGYVGSGTTLSEVRRIYSAYLQSQVNASTSLSTEASTYSTQISSLDSLLSDSTTGITSVLSSFFSALQTASSTPSDTAARQLLLTSAQTLSNRFNSIASQMNQQNTSINSQLSTLTGQVNSITSSIATLNQQIVALSANGTEPTSLLDARDEAVRQLNELVGVTVQERDGNYDVYLGTGQALVTGTTANKLTAQASSTDPSQYSLVINYQNFSTDVTSVATGGEIGGLLRYREDVLNPALNELGRMAIVVSDTINSQLGQGLDLNGDFGSMLFSSINSDSAISQRSLASASNSAGSGNLDVTITDSSALTAYNYEVKFTSDKDYTVVRSDGTSMGSYSLDDDPAPEIDGFTLALNGGALSAGDSFQVIPTRTGATNISTVMTDYNKLAFASALTGVAGSSNSGTGTFSLPTLTTDLDIYGGTELAQMQSGIENASPVKLVFDAASSGTQGYTVYNAQGVSIGTGTIVPNQDNTLSVTVPMLDDSGNAMFDADGNAMTYTFEMTVSGSPAANDSYSVSFNTDGTTDNRNAQSLLELQTANTVGVSGSNVGMSITSAYATLVEGVGALASQASIDATATAAVLTSATDSRDSVSGVNLDEEAAGLVKFQQYYTASSQIIKTAQEVFQTLISSL; this is translated from the coding sequence ATGTCGAATCTGATCTCTATTGGGCTTTCCGGGCTGTCGGCAAGCCAAAGTGCCCTGACCACCACGAGTAACAACATCACCAACGTGGCGACGTCGGGTTACTCGCGCCAGCAGACGGTGAATTCGGCAGGGGCCTTGCAGAGTATCGGAGGGGCGGGTTACGTCGGCAGTGGCACGACCCTGTCGGAAGTGCGGCGCATCTACAGTGCCTACCTGCAGAGCCAGGTCAACGCCAGTACTTCGCTCAGTACCGAGGCCAGCACCTACTCCACACAGATCTCGTCCCTCGATTCATTGCTGTCGGACAGCACCACCGGCATCACCAGCGTGCTGTCGTCGTTCTTCAGTGCCTTGCAAACGGCGTCGTCCACGCCCAGTGATACGGCGGCTCGGCAACTGCTGTTGACCTCTGCGCAGACCTTGAGCAATCGCTTCAACTCGATTGCCTCGCAGATGAACCAGCAGAACACCAGCATCAACTCCCAGCTCAGCACGCTGACCGGCCAGGTGAATTCCATCACCTCGTCGATCGCCACGCTGAACCAGCAGATCGTCGCGCTCTCGGCAAACGGCACCGAGCCGACCAGCCTGCTCGATGCCCGTGACGAGGCAGTGCGCCAGCTCAACGAGCTGGTGGGTGTGACCGTGCAGGAGCGTGATGGTAACTACGACGTGTACCTGGGGACTGGTCAGGCGCTGGTCACCGGCACCACCGCCAACAAATTGACCGCCCAGGCGAGCAGTACCGACCCGTCGCAGTACAGTCTGGTCATCAACTACCAGAACTTCAGCACCGATGTGACTTCGGTTGCCACTGGCGGTGAGATCGGCGGCCTGCTGCGGTATCGCGAAGATGTGCTCAACCCGGCGTTGAACGAACTGGGGCGCATGGCCATCGTCGTCAGCGATACCATCAACAGTCAGCTGGGGCAGGGACTGGATCTCAACGGCGACTTCGGCTCGATGCTGTTTTCCAGCATCAACAGCGACTCCGCCATCAGCCAGCGTAGCCTGGCTTCGGCCAGCAACAGCGCAGGCTCCGGCAACCTGGATGTCACCATCACCGACTCCAGCGCACTGACCGCGTACAACTACGAAGTCAAGTTCACCAGCGACAAGGACTACACGGTGGTGCGCTCGGACGGCACCAGCATGGGCTCCTACAGCCTGGATGACGATCCGGCGCCAGAGATCGACGGCTTCACTCTGGCGCTCAACGGTGGCGCCCTGTCGGCTGGCGACAGCTTCCAGGTCATTCCTACCCGTACCGGTGCGACCAACATCAGCACCGTGATGACCGACTACAACAAGTTGGCCTTCGCTAGCGCGCTGACTGGCGTGGCTGGCTCGAGCAACAGCGGTACCGGCACTTTCAGTCTGCCGACGCTGACCACCGACCTGGACATCTACGGCGGCACCGAACTCGCGCAGATGCAAAGCGGGATCGAGAATGCCAGCCCGGTCAAGCTGGTGTTCGACGCCGCAAGCTCGGGTACCCAGGGTTACACGGTCTATAACGCTCAGGGCGTGAGCATCGGTACCGGTACTATCGTGCCGAACCAGGACAACACGCTGAGCGTCACCGTGCCGATGCTCGATGACAGCGGCAACGCGATGTTCGATGCCGATGGCAACGCCATGACCTACACCTTCGAGATGACGGTGAGCGGCTCGCCAGCGGCCAATGACAGCTACAGCGTTTCGTTCAACACGGACGGCACAACCGACAACCGTAACGCGCAGAGCCTGTTGGAGTTGCAAACCGCCAATACCGTGGGCGTGAGCGGCAGCAACGTCGGCATGAGCATCACCAGCGCCTATGCGACGCTGGTCGAGGGCGTGGGCGCGCTGGCCAGCCAAGCGTCGATCGATGCCACCGCTACCGCTGCGGTGCTGACCTCGGCGACCGACAGCCGCGATTCGGTGTCGGGGGTGAACCTGGATGAAGAAGCCGCTGGCCTGGTCAAGTTCCAGCAGTACTACACCGCCTCCTCGCAGATCATCAAGACTGCGCAGGAAGTCTTTCAAACTCTGATCAGCAGTCTGTAA
- the cheR gene encoding protein-glutamate O-methyltransferase CheR yields the protein MSTGNLDFEQFRVFLEKACGILLGENKQYLVSSRLNKLMEQQGIKSLGELVQRIQTQPRGGLRELVVDAMTTNETLWFRDTYPFEVLKNKVIPEFIKNNPGQRLRMWSAACSSGQEPYSISMAIDEFERSNLGQLKMGAQIVATDLSGSMLSNCKTGEYDSLAIARGLSQERLQRYFDPKGPGRWAVKPAIRSRVEFRSFNLLDSYASLGKFDIVFCRNVLIYFSAQVKKDILLRIHSTLKPGGYLFLGASEALNGLPDHYQMVQCSPGIIYQAK from the coding sequence TTGTCTACGGGTAATTTGGATTTCGAACAGTTCCGGGTATTCCTGGAGAAGGCCTGTGGCATCCTGCTGGGCGAGAATAAGCAGTACCTGGTCTCCAGCCGTCTCAACAAGCTGATGGAGCAGCAGGGCATCAAGAGCCTGGGTGAGCTGGTGCAGCGTATCCAGACGCAGCCGCGTGGCGGCTTGCGCGAGTTGGTGGTCGATGCCATGACCACCAATGAAACGCTGTGGTTTCGCGACACCTATCCGTTCGAAGTGCTCAAGAACAAGGTCATTCCAGAGTTCATCAAGAACAACCCGGGCCAGCGCCTGCGCATGTGGTCGGCGGCTTGCTCGTCCGGGCAGGAGCCGTACTCGATCTCGATGGCCATCGACGAGTTCGAGCGCAGCAACCTGGGGCAGTTGAAGATGGGGGCGCAGATCGTCGCCACCGACCTGTCCGGGTCCATGCTGAGCAACTGCAAGACCGGCGAGTACGACAGCCTGGCGATCGCCCGCGGCCTGTCCCAGGAGCGCCTGCAACGCTACTTCGACCCCAAGGGCCCTGGGCGTTGGGCGGTCAAGCCGGCAATCCGCAGCCGCGTCGAGTTCCGCTCGTTCAACCTGCTCGACAGCTATGCGAGCCTGGGCAAGTTCGACATCGTGTTCTGCCGCAACGTGCTGATCTACTTCTCGGCCCAGGTCAAGAAGGACATCCTGCTGCGCATTCATAGCACCCTGAAGCCGGGTGGATACCTGTTCCTCGGGGCTTCGGAGGCGCTCAACGGGTTGCCTGATCATTATCAGATGGTGCAGTGCAGTCCGGGGATCATCTACCAGGCCAAGTGA
- the flgH gene encoding flagellar basal body L-ring protein FlgH — MNRLSVVFAVGGACLLAGCMAPPAKPNDPYYAPVLPRTPLPAAANNGSIYQAGFDQNLYTDRKAFRVGDIITITLNEKMAASKSANSSVAKDSETSLGLSSLFGGGVKTNSPFGGGSLSLDAAYSGTRDTKGDAKAAQGNSLTGSVTVTVAEVLPNGILAVRGEKWMTLNTGEELVRIAGLIRADDIATDNTVSSTRVADARITYSGTGSFADASQPGWLDRFFLSPYWPF; from the coding sequence ATGAATCGTTTGTCCGTCGTTTTCGCCGTAGGTGGCGCTTGCCTGCTGGCCGGTTGCATGGCCCCGCCGGCCAAGCCCAACGATCCGTACTATGCGCCGGTGCTACCGCGTACCCCGTTGCCGGCAGCCGCCAACAACGGCTCGATCTACCAGGCCGGTTTCGACCAGAACCTGTACACCGATCGCAAGGCATTCCGCGTGGGTGACATCATCACCATCACGCTCAACGAGAAGATGGCGGCGAGCAAGAGCGCCAACTCCTCGGTGGCCAAGGACAGCGAAACCAGCCTCGGCCTGAGCTCGCTGTTCGGTGGTGGCGTGAAGACCAACAGCCCGTTCGGCGGTGGTTCGTTGAGCCTGGATGCAGCCTACAGCGGCACCCGTGATACCAAGGGCGATGCCAAGGCGGCCCAGGGCAACAGCCTGACCGGCTCGGTGACCGTGACCGTCGCCGAAGTGCTGCCCAACGGCATCCTCGCGGTGCGCGGCGAGAAGTGGATGACACTCAATACCGGCGAGGAACTGGTGCGCATTGCCGGCTTGATCCGCGCCGACGACATCGCCACCGACAACACGGTTTCGTCCACCCGCGTGGCCGATGCGCGCATTACCTACTCGGGAACCGGCTCGTTCGCCGATGCCAGCCAGCCTGGCTGGCTCGATCGGTTCTTCCTGAGCCCGTACTGGCCTTTCTGA
- a CDS encoding flagellar basal body P-ring protein FlgI: MLKFKPLLVLTALVFASFGAHAERLKDIASISGVRTNQLIGYGLVVGLNGTGDQTTQTPFTLQTFNNMLAQFGIKVPSNTGTVQLKNVAAVSIHADLPAFAKPGQVVDITVSSIGNSKSLRGGSLLMTPLKGIDGNVYAIAQGNLVVGGFDAEGKDGSRITVNVPSAGRIPGGATVERAVPSGFNQGNSLTLNLNRPDFTTAKRIVDKVNDMLGPGVAQAVDGGSVRVTAPMDPSQRVDYLSILENLEIDPGQAVAKVIINSRTGTIVIGQNVKVSPAAVTHGSLTVTITEDPIVSQPGPFSNGETAVVPRSRVNAQQEAKPMFKFGPGTTLDEIVRAVNQVGAAPSDLMAILEALKQAGALQADLIVI; this comes from the coding sequence ATGCTCAAGTTCAAACCGCTGCTGGTGCTGACCGCGCTGGTGTTCGCCTCCTTCGGTGCCCATGCCGAGCGCCTCAAGGATATCGCCAGCATCTCTGGCGTGCGGACCAACCAGTTGATCGGCTATGGCCTGGTGGTCGGCCTCAATGGCACGGGTGACCAGACCACCCAGACGCCGTTCACCCTGCAGACCTTCAACAACATGCTGGCGCAGTTCGGCATCAAGGTGCCGAGCAACACCGGCACCGTGCAGTTGAAGAACGTCGCCGCGGTGTCGATCCATGCCGACCTGCCGGCGTTCGCCAAGCCGGGCCAGGTGGTGGATATCACCGTGTCGTCGATCGGTAACTCCAAGAGCCTGCGTGGCGGCAGCCTGTTGATGACCCCGCTCAAGGGTATCGATGGCAACGTCTACGCCATCGCCCAGGGCAACCTGGTGGTCGGTGGCTTCGATGCCGAAGGCAAGGATGGCTCGCGCATCACCGTCAACGTGCCGTCGGCCGGTCGTATTCCGGGCGGCGCCACCGTCGAACGGGCAGTGCCGAGCGGGTTCAACCAGGGCAACAGCCTGACCTTGAACCTCAACCGCCCTGACTTCACTACCGCCAAGCGCATCGTCGACAAGGTCAACGACATGCTCGGCCCAGGCGTCGCCCAGGCCGTGGACGGTGGCTCGGTGCGGGTGACCGCGCCGATGGACCCGAGCCAGCGCGTCGACTACCTGTCGATCCTCGAGAACCTGGAGATCGACCCAGGCCAGGCCGTGGCCAAGGTCATCATCAACTCGCGTACCGGTACCATCGTCATCGGCCAGAACGTCAAGGTCTCGCCGGCAGCCGTGACCCACGGCAGCCTCACCGTGACCATCACCGAAGACCCGATCGTCAGCCAGCCGGGGCCGTTCTCCAATGGCGAGACCGCCGTGGTGCCGCGCTCGCGGGTCAATGCCCAGCAGGAAGCCAAGCCAATGTTCAAGTTCGGCCCGGGCACCACGCTGGATGAGATCGTCCGTGCGGTGAACCAGGTAGGCGCGGCACCGAGCGACCTGATGGCGATTCTCGAAGCGCTCAAGCAGGCCGGTGCGCTGCAAGCCGATCTGATCGTGATCTGA
- the flgJ gene encoding flagellar assembly peptidoglycan hydrolase FlgJ, which translates to MKTVDTGAYTDLNRLNALKVGDKDSEQNLRKVAQEFESLFVSEMLKSMRAANNVLAKDNPLNTETTKQYQEMYDQQLAVSLSREGGGIGLQDVLMRQLSKTASTQRPGGNPFNRDAGTSGALGAVHHAAADGQVRAAAHNDVAALNQRRLSLPSKLTDRLLAGIVPGAGNAAPANTLRRGAGSAPAAVGAAGEYGDWTQSPAFAGLLAGGQRSVVQVPLAPGKSAFANADEFVATMLPMAQEAAQRIGVEPKVLVAQAALETGWGRSILRQSDGSSSHNLFNIKATGSWKGEQARALTSEFRDGQMVKESAAFRAYGSYAESFHDLANLLLNNDRYQEVVKSADNPEQFAAELQEAGYATDPNYARKISAIVRQLDKYQTYAANGTQTTL; encoded by the coding sequence ATGAAGACCGTCGACACTGGCGCCTACACCGACCTCAACCGCCTCAATGCGTTGAAGGTCGGGGACAAGGACAGCGAGCAGAACCTGCGCAAGGTCGCCCAGGAATTCGAGTCGCTGTTCGTCAGCGAGATGCTCAAGTCCATGCGCGCGGCCAACAACGTGCTGGCCAAGGACAACCCGCTCAACACCGAGACGACCAAGCAGTACCAGGAAATGTACGACCAGCAGCTGGCGGTCAGCCTGTCCCGCGAGGGCGGTGGTATCGGCCTGCAGGACGTGCTGATGCGCCAGTTGTCCAAGACTGCCTCGACCCAGCGCCCAGGCGGCAACCCGTTCAACCGCGATGCTGGCACCAGCGGTGCCTTGGGCGCCGTGCACCACGCCGCAGCGGACGGGCAGGTGCGCGCGGCGGCGCATAACGATGTGGCCGCGCTCAACCAGCGGCGTTTGTCGTTGCCGAGCAAGCTGACTGATCGCCTGCTCGCAGGCATCGTGCCGGGTGCTGGCAACGCCGCACCGGCCAACACCCTGCGCCGTGGCGCCGGTAGTGCGCCGGCAGCGGTCGGTGCGGCAGGCGAATATGGCGACTGGACCCAGTCGCCGGCCTTCGCCGGGCTGTTGGCCGGCGGCCAGCGCAGCGTGGTCCAGGTGCCGCTGGCGCCCGGCAAGAGCGCCTTCGCCAACGCCGACGAATTCGTCGCCACCATGCTGCCGATGGCCCAGGAAGCGGCCCAGCGCATTGGCGTGGAGCCGAAGGTACTGGTCGCTCAGGCAGCCCTGGAAACCGGCTGGGGTCGGTCGATCCTGCGCCAGAGCGATGGCAGCAGCAGCCACAACCTGTTCAACATCAAGGCCACCGGTAGCTGGAAGGGCGAGCAGGCGAGGGCGCTCACCAGCGAGTTCCGCGACGGCCAGATGGTCAAGGAGTCGGCGGCGTTCCGCGCCTATGGCTCGTACGCCGAGAGTTTCCACGACCTTGCCAACCTGTTGTTGAACAACGATCGCTATCAAGAAGTGGTCAAGTCGGCCGATAACCCAGAACAGTTTGCCGCTGAGCTGCAAGAGGCCGGTTACGCCACCGACCCGAACTATGCCAGGAAGATCTCGGCGATCGTCCGGCAGCTCGACAAGTACCAGACCTACGCAGCCAACGGCACACAAACGACTCTATAA
- the flgG gene encoding flagellar basal-body rod protein FlgG, with the protein MLPALWVSKTGLAAQDTNLTTISNNLANVSTTGFKKDRAEFQDLLYQIKRQPGAQSTQDSELPTGLQVGTGVRIVGTQKNFTAGSLQTTDQPLDMAINGRGFFQIMQPDGTISYTRDGTFHLDSDGQLVTANGLALEPAIVVPADAQTFTVGTDGTVSITTAGNAATQVIGNLQTADFINPAGLQSIGNNLFLETASSGAPNVGTPGLNGFGTTLQNTLENSNVSTVEELVNMITTQRAYEMNSKVISTADQMLQFVTQNL; encoded by the coding sequence ATGCTTCCGGCTCTCTGGGTCAGCAAGACCGGCCTCGCCGCTCAGGACACCAACCTGACGACCATTTCCAACAACCTGGCCAACGTCTCGACGACCGGTTTCAAGAAGGACCGCGCCGAGTTCCAGGACCTGCTGTACCAGATCAAGCGCCAGCCGGGTGCCCAGTCGACCCAGGACAGCGAACTGCCGACCGGCCTGCAGGTCGGTACCGGCGTGCGCATCGTCGGCACCCAGAAGAACTTCACTGCCGGCAGCCTGCAGACCACCGACCAGCCGCTGGACATGGCCATCAACGGCCGTGGTTTCTTCCAGATCATGCAGCCCGACGGCACCATCTCCTATACCCGTGACGGTACCTTCCACCTCGATTCCGATGGCCAGTTGGTGACCGCCAATGGCTTGGCGCTGGAGCCGGCCATCGTCGTGCCAGCCGATGCCCAGACCTTCACCGTCGGTACCGATGGCACCGTGTCGATCACCACCGCCGGCAACGCCGCAACCCAGGTGATCGGCAACCTGCAGACCGCTGACTTCATCAACCCGGCAGGCCTGCAATCGATCGGCAACAACCTGTTCCTGGAAACCGCCTCCAGCGGTGCGCCGAACGTTGGTACCCCGGGCCTGAACGGTTTCGGTACCACCCTGCAGAACACCCTGGAGAACTCCAACGTCAGCACGGTGGAAGAACTGGTGAACATGATCACCACCCAGCGCGCCTACGAGATGAACTCCAAGGTGATCTCGACCGCCGACCAGATGCTGCAGTTCGTTACCCAGAATCTCTGA
- the flgB gene encoding flagellar basal body rod protein FlgB yields the protein MSISFDKALGIHEKALSFRAQRAEVLANNIANADTPNYKARDMDFSSVLAAESEKQQKGGRFALDRTNSKHIEAEGLAMADDTLQYRTPTQPSIDQNTVDAQIEQSNYTENAVGFQASFTLLNSKFKGLVSALRGE from the coding sequence ATGAGCATCAGTTTCGACAAGGCGCTTGGCATCCACGAAAAGGCCCTGAGCTTCCGCGCCCAGCGCGCCGAAGTGCTGGCCAACAACATCGCCAACGCCGACACGCCCAACTACAAGGCGCGTGACATGGACTTCTCGTCGGTGCTCGCCGCCGAGAGCGAAAAGCAGCAGAAGGGCGGGCGTTTCGCCCTGGACCGGACCAACAGCAAGCACATCGAAGCCGAAGGGCTGGCCATGGCCGACGATACCCTGCAGTACCGCACGCCAACCCAGCCATCGATCGACCAGAACACCGTGGACGCGCAGATCGAGCAATCGAACTACACCGAGAACGCGGTCGGTTTCCAGGCCAGCTTCACCTTGCTCAACAGTAAATTCAAAGGGCTGGTTTCGGCCCTGCGTGGAGAGTGA
- the flgC gene encoding flagellar basal body rod protein FlgC encodes MSLASVFNIAGSGMSAQNTRLNTVASNIANAETVSSSIDQTYRARHPVFATTFQNAMAGSSQSLFEDQGEAGQGVQVKGIIEDQSNLEARYEPSNPAANKDGYVYYPNVNVVEEMADMISASRAFQTNADIMNTAKTMMQKVLTLGQ; translated from the coding sequence ATGTCCCTTGCCAGTGTCTTCAACATTGCCGGTAGCGGCATGAGCGCGCAGAACACCCGCCTCAACACCGTTGCTTCCAACATCGCCAACGCCGAGACCGTCTCGTCGAGCATCGACCAGACCTACCGTGCGCGCCACCCGGTATTCGCCACCACCTTCCAGAACGCCATGGCCGGCAGCAGCCAGTCGCTGTTCGAGGATCAGGGTGAAGCCGGGCAGGGCGTGCAGGTCAAGGGCATCATCGAGGACCAGAGCAACCTCGAGGCGCGCTACGAACCGAGCAATCCCGCCGCCAACAAGGACGGCTACGTGTACTACCCGAACGTCAACGTGGTCGAGGAGATGGCCGACATGATCTCCGCCAGCCGTGCGTTCCAGACCAACGCCGACATCATGAACACCGCCAAGACCATGATGCAGAAAGTGCTGACCCTGGGTCAGTGA
- a CDS encoding flagellar hook assembly protein FlgD → MTTTTDATSASAIYSQYALASDTSSSTSSTDTLGKDTFLQLLVTQLQNQNPLDPQDNSEFVAQLAQFSSLESMQTLNDTVDTLLGNYTSTQALQASSLVGRSVITEADTATVAAGTGLTGQIDVTSSTTGLTVNVYDADGNVVKNIDLGSQSAGTVSFTWDGTDNDGLAVDAGTYTFEAKATVDGEEVAQTTYLPSVVNSVTVGSTAGSYTLNLASGESIALSDVKTIGS, encoded by the coding sequence ATGACCACTACTACCGACGCCACCAGTGCTTCCGCGATCTACTCGCAGTATGCGCTGGCCAGTGACACCTCCAGCAGCACCAGCAGCACCGACACGCTTGGCAAGGACACCTTCCTGCAGTTGTTGGTGACCCAGTTGCAGAACCAGAACCCGCTCGATCCCCAAGACAACTCCGAGTTCGTCGCTCAGTTGGCGCAATTCAGCAGCCTGGAATCGATGCAGACCCTCAATGACACCGTCGACACCCTGCTCGGCAACTACACCTCGACCCAGGCCCTGCAGGCTTCGTCCTTGGTCGGGCGCTCGGTCATCACCGAGGCGGACACGGCGACGGTCGCTGCCGGTACTGGCTTGACTGGCCAGATCGACGTGACCTCGTCGACCACCGGCCTGACCGTGAACGTGTACGACGCCGACGGCAATGTGGTGAAGAACATCGACCTGGGCTCGCAGAGTGCCGGCACGGTCAGCTTCACCTGGGATGGCACCGACAACGATGGACTGGCGGTGGATGCCGGTACCTATACCTTCGAGGCCAAGGCCACAGTCGATGGCGAGGAGGTCGCGCAGACCACCTACCTGCCGTCGGTGGTCAATAGCGTCACCGTGGGCAGCACTGCAGGTTCGTACACGCTCAATCTGGCAAGTGGCGAGAGCATCGCGCTTTCGGACGTCAAAACTATCGGATCGTAA